CTATTTCTTAGAAGGAAAGGATGTTTCGAGGTTGAAGGAAAATGCGCTGGCTCGGGTGAGGAATCAAAAAATAGGTTTTGTTTTTCAGAACTTTAACCTGCTACCGCGCTACACCGCTTCCCAAAATGTCGAGCTTCCCCTTATTTATGCTGGAGTGCCACGTAGGGAACGCAGAAAACGTGTAGAGGAAGTGCTTCAAGCGGTAGGGCTTGGCGACCGCATGGATCATCGTCCCAATCAGCTATCAGGTGGTCAAGCACAACGGGTAGCTATTGCCCGGGCCCTGGTCAACAATCCTTCTCTGATACTTGCTGATGAGCCCACCGGTAATCTGGATTCTCGCTCCAGTGAAGAGATAATGGCCATTTTACAAAAGCTTAATCAGGAAGGTAGAACCATTGTACTGGTAACTCATGAGCGGGACATTGCCCTGCATGCAAGGCGTATTCTGCACTTTTTGGATGGTAAGCTCTTTAAAAACGAAGAAGTGGATAATCCCATCCAGGCTAATATCCGCCTGAGTGAGTCAGGGGAAGAACTTTTCAAAGAAAAGGGGGTTAAAGAACTCCTTTGAATCTTTCTGAAAGTTTGAGGACGGCCATCTTAAGTATTCTTTCCAATAAGTTGCGTTCCTTTTTGACCATGCTGGGAGTGGTTATCGGTGTAGCTGCGGTTGTGGCCATGCTGGGACTTGGCGAGGGAATGCGGGAACAAATCATTTCTCAGATTGGTGCTCTGGGTTCTAACCAGGTAACAGTTGTTCCCGGCACGGTACGGCAGCGCCCCGGCATGCCTTTTGCTCGCCCTGGGGAGGAGCTTATCGATTGGCAAGAATTTAAGGAGCTGGAAGCCAGAAAAATCCCCCAAATTGAGTATTTGGTTGCTCAGAATACCACAAATCTGGTCATAACCTATAAAGGAACGAGTACCCGGGGCAGGGTGGTCTGCACTACCACTGGTTATCCTGAAGTGTATAACTTTCAAATTGAACGGGGCAGATTTTTTAATGAAAGAGAACTAATAGAGAGAAGCCGAGTGGCAGTACTGGGTAAAACCATGGCAGAAGAACTTTTTGGTAGCGAAGACCCTCTGGGCAAAAAAATACGCATAGGCAGGGTTATTTTTGAGGTGATAGGAGTTACTGGCGAAAAGAAACTGATGGGCCAGGATTACGGTAATCAGGTAATGATACCCCTCACCACCGCTCAGACCAGACTAACTGGTTCCCGGGATATTCAGTTGATTACTGCTAAAGCAAGGAGTGAAGAAGATCTGGACTTGGTAGCTCAGTTTCTGGAAGGGTTTTTCACTCGCAAGCTCGAGGATCCTGATAAGTTTTCCATTCTCAACCAGCAGGATATTCTGGAAACCATTCAGCAGGTTACCGGAACCATAACTCTCTTTCTGGGTGCCATTGCTGGCATTTCGCTTCTCGTGGGAGGTATTGGCATCATGAATATCATGCTGGTATCGGTAACCGAGCGGACCAGGGAAATTGGTCTGCGCAAGGCCATAGGAGCTAAACCTGCGGATATTCTGCTGCAGTTTGTTATAGAATCCTCAATTTTGAGTTTTCTGGGAGGTGGCATAGGCGTTCTCCTGGGTCTGCTGGGGGCTAACTTTACCTCTCGATTTTCCCAGTTCCAGCCTCAGGTTTCTCTGAGCGTGGCTTTGCTTGCTCTTTCCATTTCAGCTGGGGTAGGGCTTTTCTTTGGTATTTATCCGGCAAGAAGGGCGAGTAAGCTTAATCCTATAGCTGCTCTGCGCTATGAGTAAGGAGGCCTGAAGAATGTTTGGCTTGAAAAAAGCTTTTTGGATAGCTTTGTTTTCCGGAATATCAATTTTATCTATCTCTTGCTTTTCCTGGTCTCAAGAATTGCTCACTCTTGAAGAAGCAGTTAATAAAGCGATTTTACATACCAAAGAAGTGCTTAACGCTCAGGATAGGTACCAGATCGCTCAGCTGGATTTGGAAATTAGCAAATCTACTGACTTTTCTCCTATGGTGAATATAGAGGGTTTTGTTCCTTTGTATGGAGATACTCAAAGCAACATCGCTCTGACCATGAGCGATACCATCTACCTTAAGAAAGCTTCAAAGGAAGAACGCCTGGCTCAGCTTGCTTTGCAAGGTGCACAGGACGATCTTATCAAAGCCCAGGAGGAAGCGAAGCTTCAAACCATCTCCAAGTACTGCTCGCTTCTTCAAGCGCAGGAAGATCTGCGAGTTATTCAGAAGAACCTGGAACTGGCGCGGAAACTTTATGAGGATGGGAAACTGCGCTTTGAACAGGGCAATGCTTCCCTTTCTTCTTTACTGGAACTTGAAAAAGAGGTGAAAGAAAAAGAGGCTCTTCTTGTTCAGCAGGAAAAATATATTGCTTCGCTTACTCAGGAACTTAACTTGTTACTGGGTAACCCTCTCAATGCGTCTTTTCAGCTTGCTCCTTTGCCAGATTTTGAGGCCCTTCCTCATCCTGAGCTTGAGGAAATAGAGAGCTCTAAGCTGGCCATGGCTATTGATAAAAAGTCGCTATTGCGACAAAAGGAGTCTTATCGGGTGGAACTTGAAGAGCTTACTAAGCAAGAGAAAGTGAAGGTGTCCCTTTTTACTAATTATCAAGAGAACAATGTGAGCTTTGACGCTTCTTTAAACTGGCCTGACTGGGCTCTGGAATATCAATTGCAGCTTGGCTCCAGTATACAGGATTTTTTTCAGGGTGGAGGAAGCGGTACTTCTTTGAGTGAAGACGGAAGCTGGACGATTGGAGTCGAATTTTCCTTTCCCCTTTTTGATGGCGGGGTAACCAGAAAAAAGAAGGAGCAGCTTCGTCTTAATATGGAGATTCTGGAGAGAAATATTGAAGGGTGGGAAGAAGAAGCCTTGCTTGCAGTGGATGCCCAATATCAAAGCTTTGTTCAGGCTGAGAATGAGTTCCTTCTTTCCAGGATTTCGCTGGAGAACGCCGAAGGTACCTATCAGATTCTCAAGAAGCAGTTCGAACTTGGTGCCATAACTGATCGGGAGCTCCTTCAGGGGGAGGTACAGCTTGTTGGAGCGCAGAGTGATTATCAGAAAAACAAAGTCGATTATTTTTTGAACTGGATTCAACTTTTGGCTCAGAGCGAAAAGCCTCTGGATATAGTGCATGTTATGGAGCAGCTTAAGCTTGCTCGCTAAAAAATTTGAAGGAGGAGGTTGAAAAGTTTGAAAAGGGTTCTGTTTGTTACAAGTTTGTTGGTTTTGGGGATATTGTTTTTTTCTCTAGCTGGTGCGCAGGAAAAACTATCCTCGCTTTCTCTTGAAGATGCTATCAAAAAAGGGCTTGAGGAGGGTAAAGATGCTGCACTTTACCGCATTCAACTACAGGTTGCCCATAATGAGTACCAGAAAGCTATGGCTGATCTCTTGTTGAATCCTTCCGTGATTTCCAAATTGTCGGCTGAAAATTCCTGGAAGTGGGCACAAAGGGAAGTAGAAATTAACCTGAGTGAGCTGGCATTTTCCATTGAAGAAGCTTATTACAACGTTTTGAGAGCGGAGCAGGCCTTGCGTTTGGCTCAAAGTGGTGCAGAGAGGGCTAAAAAACAGCTCGATGATATTCAAATTCGTTTTTCGCTGGGAATGGTAGCCGAAATAGACCTCTTGCAGGCTCAGCTGGAAGCAGAACAAGCTGAGCAAGAGATCAATAACGCTTCGCGCGACCTGGAGCTGGCCTGGCAAAATTTGAACAGCCTTATCGCCGTTGATCCGGGGACGCGTTTTGAATTAACCAGTACTCTCAGTTTTTCCCCCGTGGAAA
This portion of the Thermatribacter velox genome encodes:
- a CDS encoding TolC family protein gives rise to the protein MFGLKKAFWIALFSGISILSISCFSWSQELLTLEEAVNKAILHTKEVLNAQDRYQIAQLDLEISKSTDFSPMVNIEGFVPLYGDTQSNIALTMSDTIYLKKASKEERLAQLALQGAQDDLIKAQEEAKLQTISKYCSLLQAQEDLRVIQKNLELARKLYEDGKLRFEQGNASLSSLLELEKEVKEKEALLVQQEKYIASLTQELNLLLGNPLNASFQLAPLPDFEALPHPELEEIESSKLAMAIDKKSLLRQKESYRVELEELTKQEKVKVSLFTNYQENNVSFDASLNWPDWALEYQLQLGSSIQDFFQGGGSGTSLSEDGSWTIGVEFSFPLFDGGVTRKKKEQLRLNMEILERNIEGWEEEALLAVDAQYQSFVQAENEFLLSRISLENAEGTYQILKKQFELGAITDRELLQGEVQLVGAQSDYQKNKVDYFLNWIQLLAQSEKPLDIVHVMEQLKLAR
- a CDS encoding TolC family protein; translated protein: MKRVLFVTSLLVLGILFFSLAGAQEKLSSLSLEDAIKKGLEEGKDAALYRIQLQVAHNEYQKAMADLLLNPSVISKLSAENSWKWAQREVEINLSELAFSIEEAYYNVLRAEQALRLAQSGAERAKKQLDDIQIRFSLGMVAEIDLLQAQLEAEQAEQEINNASRDLELAWQNLNSLIAVDPGTRFELTSTLSFSPVEIDFEKSLNYALSHRLEIQQAEDNLKLAEKKVEVSNTPYTPSLDKEAARLEREQYSIQLAKTRESIELEIREAYFTLKNAEEQVPLREKALQVARENLNIAQARFENGAITTLDLLEAQYNLYQAEISYLQSIYDYNVSLARFFTKLGLSFDERATFLQSSASPTQEEDTSKSPEAPAS
- a CDS encoding ABC transporter permease → MNLSESLRTAILSILSNKLRSFLTMLGVVIGVAAVVAMLGLGEGMREQIISQIGALGSNQVTVVPGTVRQRPGMPFARPGEELIDWQEFKELEARKIPQIEYLVAQNTTNLVITYKGTSTRGRVVCTTTGYPEVYNFQIERGRFFNERELIERSRVAVLGKTMAEELFGSEDPLGKKIRIGRVIFEVIGVTGEKKLMGQDYGNQVMIPLTTAQTRLTGSRDIQLITAKARSEEDLDLVAQFLEGFFTRKLEDPDKFSILNQQDILETIQQVTGTITLFLGAIAGISLLVGGIGIMNIMLVSVTERTREIGLRKAIGAKPADILLQFVIESSILSFLGGGIGVLLGLLGANFTSRFSQFQPQVSLSVALLALSISAGVGLFFGIYPARRASKLNPIAALRYE
- a CDS encoding ABC transporter ATP-binding protein is translated as MGKPGSEVLIRVEDLVKIYRTGSVEVPALRGVSFTIERGEFVAVMGPSGSGKSTLLNILGCLDTPTSGAYFLEGKDVSRLKENALARVRNQKIGFVFQNFNLLPRYTASQNVELPLIYAGVPRRERRKRVEEVLQAVGLGDRMDHRPNQLSGGQAQRVAIARALVNNPSLILADEPTGNLDSRSSEEIMAILQKLNQEGRTIVLVTHERDIALHARRILHFLDGKLFKNEEVDNPIQANIRLSESGEELFKEKGVKELL